A window of the Zeugodacus cucurbitae isolate PBARC_wt_2022May chromosome 4, idZeuCucr1.2, whole genome shotgun sequence genome harbors these coding sequences:
- the LOC105220704 gene encoding microtubule-associated protein futsch, whose translation MSASEALNVGVTPKVSLTVDNVITMNNRAATNFNESVDTAADCGSVNNAQLSISSTTNDVECTTNPVDESQSQNANIVQHLNQTQVTHTPTTSMDATVSKQNQNPNGGKRVIRKIMVIDPKKLQQAGLDRKLAEAIGRQKLKALAKEKKKSTQTSVAPKLQLNNTSNESKSQFSAKLANTPMQAEISSLIATTAQAVVPAIATTTYTATSNSTPNTTNSTQQIFNAIKPLESLKNCLLVPAATEIVVPPIINASPMNATIAAQTASKSPTVERKVFVTPKITITRPGEESPTLRIVPEHRLENVKYILQCKILKRQQLAAIKAPQSPSVANVSKSPHTPTTTEVICNEPKSAMEEFINISKVQQSKKPSPAKTPQDIARVLDFSADAATASATSSNAKENKVEKGNANSPLHIKNYSFHAAKVSSVKEETAGTRAVDVARLVGRIGNVTMRKTVAQSPDKALNTTQSMEIPKATIRCKKLPVQNKQNRAELIQKVIKQSPESKEKAKSAPLITHTNVGLTSAENTSSTLFKDPPKKPTETLHDTAATVATTDNQNNEHSQFNNFPLFSPLKQPFPVVTHSQDLPLPTISTFKTPFPTTLIKVGQMGQPQSDAAEKTNENFLKNTYFVTPAVPIPITQAPKSLIVLENKVLSQDEKIDLTALGFGTPKIESTPEVTMDTSEPKATTQKTQETSSSPSSQTKVLPSSSVLVKNVLPPKGAKFNNRTIVSMDKLKLSSDKIAELVKAIQLKNANSAKHFLVVRKTENATKTSGNAEELGNVSMNETSSSQINVAAPTLIKPQTNTASVDFPALYNNAAISIQKLTEPPINQTPNIPMAPLSEFYKGTTIHNDSPQQQLSTTTVATPFTTDTATVVYPEAKNLAVPQFKNPLPPNPQKFADSDQNAHNKSSVCLLDSGDESDAPLSAVDFIASLAAENPITEDMQLELSPEELNLNASFAMNFSPLRIPYRDRTESVKSELIEQDIYDACNVPNAENLPELFEPEMASDEMQIGKIITISEENILKAVAASNKLEINSEQTKVGTQEVFKLTKSTERLDTIHEETQDDNMENVNNLDVVTTDSLTESTVGPIIVKNIEIGAIDSFEESSSTGVIVKNIDNGMRESIRQIGETVGAVVSDTNPVQILPLADADLAKTTIVTVEENITDADKTESKTSEEPLTVNAIETSQATASIPDVDHKHTEIVPSVEVNANVNSAAVEGKNIAEVPSPHKPKILGESVKEVGGTTSTEGDTGNTQTEAECPGEPTEVSTLTPVPNNHLTIEKNVVSSENVKTAVGENSNAAPRRLPRFKKGKINLVQRKKTTASVPETKRETKALPKNTNEASSVQKSDEKTIEETVITSELNREAKKGEEKLNEDSKVNEKEVVKSVSQDIKEASSDGILNEKEVAIEETVVTSKLNRETNEDVEKVNEDPELNENDAPSISQNINEVSSDEKLNDKVSSIEEIDIADPSSQNREANEGVEKKNEDLKVNEKEATIEAKSVSQNINEASSDQKLNKNEAVVEEIAIPSSLDKDTNEEVESINKNTVQTKEVKTVVKDSETLSHTLPENVDVNVSAATGEVLVAEKNTVLLASESDRSTSEAAASDISVPNMPSNNEAPMKSGELKRKTAIISELLHPPKIRKRKSIGTDIKADLLADKSSSTDNLLLSAVKAAGEETKVTPAKNPFKKTTVEAIADQLSIKGINNLLTKFNKDQNTSELENADSGKTSKEKEEEVASAEGNLKENNTEKKLPENCEQKTDRLGNLVQQEAHGPNIANGSELQSNAKNSDASVSSALTATAEVHETSNNCDILHVITEEKPQEQNSTEKAPKAGTSLAEDVAKPGNVKSDFLGFNHNSPSTHNIENNLQHILTITTSAEKTKTREVNYSTTERESPHVSLSDSSVKSSSATGKTTTRKSKLAQGRKSTNRRVPLKKRWGVLHESDDDINITDDTSPADDDEEEDNEPGLTASDKAKESDMNKIKSPNSDSEGKNVEVGKEKEGSIKEAIATATNVTDQLCSESKKRNRCSEDSTDTVEYAGDTVIVAESTTTEDSQAPSKKVRLDVNSENVTTSKTAENPDSAAVETETEVSEKPQENVLEQTLQDTAANEVTHVVNSPNTSTRASVDSVISIKETKARPRSKGGRKHKPKTPLIDSSHASAVEESTETTKSVDNKDVSLHGTATAIEEDLTKKNAVVNEKSSVRESRSKTHENKKAVAKEGETETLQTKSGIKSGRKLKVNAADTTTPKASLVVESELAEPTENSIDCSMSESVKTATNERKKQKRAVQQEFTTSTPTIEQTPEASTNKRGRKRKLVEEPVVEDKNETVTIAESTPVVRKKRGRKPKSSLPNDTEDVVCNGVAEAEKTIDITQESCQQDLNETLSQTSLNITEAANATTEFETPLKVPKKRGRKPKALLATPHIPADSESPKPTEKSQGRRGEVVDLETRGTFNERLLLITNRSQLETDEVLTAESKAKKSKASWINCGLCLQKMERDAWANHLATHYGVGWIVGEMTPINVTIRNEVLKAMTAFLKVNAGKYPLTCRMCQRTYRSALGTLLHIEVCGATDARVPCDYCKKEYSKLSVVSHMRLCSKRVEVEEPAETATEAKEDADVSKKAVLNNVGRLKRASVQKAEKMLKAFGSDSQSTGIFSTKDAKNHVEFVAPVELEKLLEKCAKDLETTGSAKCPAQGCKFTAKELSAIKAHLASCELKDTITKGVYNCKICAKSSKTYRIAKYVIKHILQQHKSTVVDEEFEADGSDCGIKTDDESSGDDDDVSSGVDSNEESNNNDNESDNSSEAGETRKNVKKKKTVKKRATTSAVLSNAITADRLHPPRESDYSGTAQLLWKEFSSENYSAVPLFTDVDVKYKICARSDYESYIPDMESSMKFHYKSDLKLSKGATKVCFGKAAELNWSQLQLLETMSVKNEQFTFLGEAINTVTWVPLPADIKEQYLLISTRRAYTRFKCPKVDNTLLWLYKVTSAEQSKSFDLQLQYAINIPDGPVHCLTFLPSGGYDAQANRLGLVAVGTAKNTIAVYALPLCVENEMLDEETPENSTPKFTTLQLEPAWRLALDLSKKDLSQHPFVDTQCTALCWSEFSGHLHIFAGFSNGCVAYWDVSNDRNLNRLLIDGVPHYVPLNFFYTREKNVRAMALHYDTSGVRVIAVIVARRLLIMYDLYQFTQPFVMKEEITKNEATDLEWSPIWQSLAISMADSLPNNGRCIYAVNPTNIVFKNETIDKMNAGVNKIHYNPVQHVLANATDNGDVVLLDIREMHLKDIMRDSMRSSQAVAIMDMKCLNGMDIPKFEAKSATADWSYNEEDCNEKYGLVFGPVTRIDKTLKAQYLSEQRRVPVHLTPCTRINTIHCNINNHGKHLVAAGYENGFLRVFYIDRKSFFY comes from the exons ATGAGTGCTAGTGAGGCGTTAAATGTTGGTGTAACACCAAAAGTGTCTCTTACAGTGGACAATGTGATTACTATGAATAACCGAGCAGCAACAAATTTCAATGAGAGTGTCGATACTGCGGCTGATTGCGGTAGTGTTAATAATGCTCAATTATCTATCAGCTCAACTACAAATGATGTTGAATGTACGACAAATCCTGTGGACGAAAGTCAATCTCAAAATGCTAATATCGTTCAGCATTTGAACCAGACACAAGTTACGCATACTCCTACTACTTCAATGGATGCAACAGTCTCTAAGCAAAATCAAAATCCTAACGGTGGCAAACGTGTCATACGAAAAATTATGGTAATTGATCcgaaaaaattgcaacaagCTGGTTTAGATCGCAAATTGGCCGAAGCCATCGGTAGGCAAAAGCTAAAAGCATTGGCTAAGGAAAAGAAAAAGTCTACACAAACTAGTGTTGCTCcgaaattgcaattaaataatACTTCAAATGAGTCCAAATCTCAGTTTAGTGCCAAACTGGCTAATACACCAATGCAAGCAGAAATTTCGTCATTAATTGCTACAACTGCACAAGCCGTCGTACCAGCAATCGCAACTACAACATACACTGCTACAAGCAATTCTACGCCAAATACAACTAATTCAacgcaacaaatatttaatgctaTAAAACCGCTGGAATCATTGAAAAATTGTCTTTTAGTACCAGCTGCAACGGAAATAGTTGTTCCACCTATAATTAATGCTTCGCCAATGAATGCAACAATTGCAGCTCAAACGG cTTCCAAGTCGCCTACAGTTGAACGGAAAGTTTTTGTTACACCAAAGATAACCATAACGCGACCCGGCGAAGAATCACCTACACTGCGTATAGTGCCCGAGCACCGCttagaaaatgtgaaatatatattacaatGCAAGATTTTGAAACGACAGCAATTGGCAGCTATAAAGGCACCGCAATCACCAAGCGTTGCAAACGTCTCGAAGTCACCACATACTCCAACTACAACTGAAGTAATCTGTAATGAACCTAAGTCAGCAATGGAAGAGTTCATAAACATTTCGAAAGTGCAACAATCGAAGAAACCATCACCGGCTAAAACACCACAGGATATAGCACGTGTACTCGATTTTAGTGCTGATGCTGCTACTGCAAGTGCCACATCTTCCAATGCAAAAGAGAACAAAGTGGAAAAAGGGAACGCAAATAGTCCCTTACATATAAAGAACTACAGTTTCCATGCAGCCAAAGTGTCGTCCGTAAAGGAGGAAACTGCTGGCACACGTGCTGTTGATGTTGCGCGCTTAGTTGGACGCATTGGTAATGTAACAATGCGCAAAACCGTTGCACAGTCCCCAGACAAAGCGCTTAATACCACACAGTCAATGGAAATACCAAAAGCGACTATACGTTGCAAGAAACTACCAGTACAAAATAAGCAGAACCGAGCAGAGCTTATTCAAAAGGTCATAAAGCAAAGTCCAGAATCAAAAGAGAAAGCCAAAAGTGCGCCATTGataacacatacaaatgtaggtTTAACATCCGCAGAGAACACATCAAGCACGCTCTTTAAAGACCCACCAAAGAAGCCAACAGAAACGCTTCACGATACGGCCGCTACTGTTGCCACCACTGACAACCAAAACAATGAACATTCACAATTTAACAATTTCCCACTCTTTTCTCCGCTAAAACAACCATTTCCGGTGGTTACACACTCGCAAGATTTGCCTCTACCCACAATTTCAACATTCAAGACACCCTTCCCAACGACCCTGATTAAAGTCGGCCAAATGGGACAGCCGCAGAGCGATGCTGCAGAGAAAACAAACGAGAATTTCTTGAAAAACACCTATTTCGTAACACCTGCTGTTCCAATCCCCATTACACAAGCGCCAAAAAGTCTGATTGTATTGGAGAACAAAGTTCTATCACAAGATGAGAAGATTGATCTAACGGCTTTGGGTTTTGGTACACCGAAAATAGAGTCAACACCCGAAGTAACAATGGACACAAGTGAACCAAAGGCAACTACACAAAAAACGCAGGAAACAAGTTCAAGTCCAAGTTCCCAGACGAAAGTCTTGCCAAGCTCGTCTGTTTTGGTGAAAAATGTATTGCCACCAAAGGGGGCCAAATTTAATAATCGCACTATTGTCTCGATGGATAAATTGAAGTTGTCATCGGATAAGATAGCTGAGCTTGTCAAGGCCATACAGCTTAAGAATGCAAACTCAGCCAAACATTTTCTTGTCGTGCGTAAAACTGAAAATGCGACAAAGACCAGTGGAAATGCTGAGGAGTTGGGTAATGTAAGCATGAATGAAACCAGTAGTTCCCAAATTAATGTAGCAGCTCCAACCCTGATAAAACCACAAACAAATACAGCGAGTGTAGATTTCCCGGCACTTTACAATAATGCGGcgatttcaatacaaaaactaACCGAACCCCCCATAAACCAAACACCAAACATTCCCATGGCACCGTTATCAGAGTTTTACAAAGGTACTACAATACATAATGATAGTCCACAACAGCAGctttcaacaacaacagttgccaCGCCCTTCACAACCGATACCGCCACTGTAGTATACCCAGAAGCTAAAAATCTAGCGGTTCCACAATTCAAAAACCCCTTGCCGCCCAATCCGCAGAAGTTTGCTGATTCAGATCAAAATGCGCACAACAAATCTTCCGTTTGTCTGTTAGATAGTGGCGATGAATCGGATGCGCCGTTATCTGCTGTGGACTTCATTGCTTCGTTGGCGGCTGAGAATCCCATAACTGAGGATATGCAATTGGAACTCTCACCGGAAGAACTAAATTTGAATGCTTCGTTCGCAATGAATTTCTCACCTCTGCGTATTCCGTACCGCGATCGCACAGAGAGCGTGAAGAGTGAACTAATTGAGCAAGATATATATGATGCCTGTAATGTGCCAAATGCCGAAAACTTGCCCGAGTTATTTGAGCCCGAAATGGCTTCCGACGAAATGCAAATCGGTAAAATCATCACTATCAGCGAGGAGAATATTCTCAAGGCGGTTGCTGCTTCAAACAAATTGGAAATCAATAGTGAACAAACAAAAGTCGGCACTCAAGAAGTATTCAAACTCACAAAGAGCACCGAACGTCTTGACACGATACATGAGGAGACACAAGACGATAATatggaaaatgtaaataatctaGATGTTGTAACAACGGATAGTTTAACGGAGTCAACAGTGGGTCcaataattgttaaaaatattgaaattggtgCAATCGATAGTTTTGAAGAAAGTAGCTCAACTGGAGTAATTGTGAAGAATATCGATAACGGTATGAGAGAATCTATTAGACAAATCGGTGAAACTGTTGGTGCTGTAGTTTCGGACACCAATCCAGTTCAAATACTACCCTTAGCGGATGCAGACTTGGCAAAAACAACTATCGTGACTGTGGAAGAAAATATTACCGATGCAGACAAAACTGAGAGCAAAACATCGGAGGAACCGTTAACTGTCAACGCAATAGAGACTAGTCAAGCAACAGCTTCAATACCGGATGTGGATCATAAACATACAGAAATCGTACCATCGGTCGAAGTCAACGCAAACGTTAACTCAGCAGCTGTGGAAGGAAAAAATATTGCTGAAGTACCTAGTCCTCATAAGCCCAAAATTTTAGGTGAAAGTGTGAAAGAGGTTGGTGGAACAACTAGCACCGAAGGTGACACTGGAAACACTCAAACGGAAGCTGAATGTCCAGGCGAGCCCACGGAAGTCTCCACATTGACTCCGGTTCCTAATAACCACTTGACTATTGAAAAGAATGTTGTATCCAGTGAAAATGTGAAGACTGCTGTTGGTGAAAATTCAAATGCTGCGCCAAGACGCCTACCACGCTTTAAGAAAGGCAAAATCAACTTGGTTCAACGCAAGAAGACAACCGCAAGTGTACCGGAAACGAAACGGGAAACAAAAGCGTTGCCTAAAAATACGAACGAGGCGTCTTCAGTTCAAAAATCAGATGAAAAAACTATCGAAGAGACAGTTATCACATCTGAATTGAACAGAGAGGCTAAGAAAGGCGAAGAAAAGCTGAATGAAGATTCAAAAGTAAATGAGAAAGAAGTTGTAAAGTCGGTATCCCAAGATATAAAAGAAGCGTCTTCCGACGGAATACTAAATGAGAAAGAAGTTGCTATCGAAGAGACTGTGGTCACATCTAAATTGAACAGAGAGACTAATGAAGATGTAGAAAAGGTGAATGAAGATCCAGAACTAAATGAGAATGATGCTCCTTCGATATCACAGAATATCAATGAGGTGTCTTCAGACGAAAAACTAAATGATAAAGTATCTAGTATAGAAGAGATAGATATCGCTGACCCATCTAGTCAGAACAGAGAGGCTAATGAAGGAGTTGAAAAGAAGAACGAAGATCTCAAAGTAAATGAGAAAGAAGCTACTATAGAAGCAAAGTCAGTATCTCAAAATATCAACGAAGCGTCGTCggaccaaaaattaaataagaatgaaGCTGTTGTAGAAGAGATCGCTATCCCATCTAGTCTGGACAAAGATACTAATGAGGAGGTAGAAAGTATTAATAAAAACACTGTACAAACTAAAGAAGTGAAAACCGTAGTCAAGGATTCAGAGACACTATCGCACACTTTGCCTGAAAATGTTGATGTAAACGTGAGTGCAGCTACCGGAGAAGTGCTAGTCGCCGAGAAGAATACTGTTTTACTTGCATCGGAAAGTGACCGATCAACTAGTGAAGCTGCCGCGTCTGACATTTCCGTACCAAATATGCCATCTAACAACGAAGCACCAATGAAATCAGGTGAATTAAAGCGTAAAACTGCGATAATATCCGAACTATTGCATCCACCTAAAATTCGCAAGCGAAAATCCATTGGTACGGATATCAAAGCTGATTTATTAGCTGACAAATCTTCTTCTACTGATAATCTACTTTTGAGTGCTGTAAAGGCAGCTGGAGAGGAAACTAAAGTAACTCCAGCCAAAAATCCATTTAAGAAGACCACAGTAGAGGCCATCGCTGATCAATTGTCTATAAAAGGAATAAATAATCTTTTgactaaatttaataaagatCAGAATACGAGTGAGCTTGAAAATGCTGATTCTGGTAAAACAAGTAAAGAGAAAGAAGAGGAAGTGGCGAGTGCAGAAGGAAATTTGAAGGAAAATAACACTGAAAAGAAGCTACCGGAAAATTGTGAGCAAAAGACTGACCGACTTGGCAATTTAGTACAACAGGAGGCACATGGTCCAAACATTGCGAACGGTAGTGAGTTGCAGTCCAATGCCAAGAATTCTGATGCTTCAGTAAGTTCTGCATTAACTGCGACAGCAGAAGTTCATGAGACTTCAAATAACTGTGATATTTTACATGTGATAACCGAAGAAAAGCCACAGGAACAAAATTCCACTGAAAAGGCGCCGAAAGCAGGCACTTCATTAGCTGAAGATGTTGCAAAACCTGGAAATGTGAAATCTGATTTTCTAGGTTTCAACCATAATTCGCCAAGTACACATAATATTGAGAATAATCTGCAGCATATACTCACAATAACCACCAGTGCTGAGAAGACGAAAACACGCGAAGTGAACTATAGCACTACGGAGCGTGAGAGCCCACACGTCTCACTAAGTGATAGCTCGGTGAAAAGCTCTTCCGCTACTGGCAAGACTACAACGAGAAAGTCAAAGCTTGCACAGGGACGAAAGTCAACGAACCGACGTGTGCCGTTAAAGAAGCGTTGGGGTGTGTTACATGAATCAGATGATGACATAAATATAACCGATGATACATCGCCGGCGGATGATGACGAGGAAGAAGACAATGAACCTGGTTTAACAGCATCAGATAAAGCTAAAGAGTCAGatatgaacaaaattaaaagtcCTAACAGTGATAGCGAAGGAAAAAACGTGGAAGTAGGGAAAGAAAAGGAAGGTTCAATAAAAGAAGCGATAGCCACAGCTACCAACGTAACAGATCAATTGTGTTCTGAGAGTAAGAAACGTAATAGATGCTCTGAAGATAGCACAGACACTGTAGAATATGCAGGTGAtactgttattgttgctgaGAGTACTACAACTGAAGATTCACAAGCGCCAAGTAAAAAGGTACGCTTGGATGTTAATTCTGAAAATGTAACTACATCGAAAACTGCTGAAAACCCAGATAGTGCTGCTGTAGAAACTGAAACAGAGGTATCCGAGAAGCCACAAGAAAATGTTTTGGAGCAAACCTTGCAAGACACTGCAGCAAATGAGGTCACACACGTTGTAAATAGTCCCAACACGAGTACACGTGCTTCGGTGGATTCTGTAATAAGTATTAAAGAAACAAAAGCAAGGCCTAGATCAAAGGGGGGACGTAAACATAAACCTAAAACACCCCTTATTGACTCAAGTCATGCGTCGGCTGTGGAAGAGAGCACAGAAACAACTAAATCTGTTGATAATAAAGATGTTTCCTTGCATGGAACTGCGACAGCAATTGAAGAAGATTTAACGAAGAAGAATGCAGTGGTTAATGAGAAATCTTCCGTGCGTGAAAGCCGTTCCAAAACACATGAAAACAAGAAAGCGGTAGCCAAAGAAGGCGAAACCGAGACTTTGCAAACTAAATCTGGTATAAAGAGCGGTAGGAAATTAAAAGTGAATGCTGCTGATACAACAACGCCAAAAGCAAGCCTGGTAGTTGAAAGTGAACTTGCCGAACCGACTGAAAACAGCATTGATTGTTCAATGAGCGAAAGTGTGAAAACGGCGACTAATGAAAGGAAAAAGCAGAAACGTGCCGTTCAACAAGAGTTTACAACCTCCACACCTACTATAGAACAGACACCGGAAGCAAGCACCAACAAGCGCGGTAGAAAGCGCAAGTTGGTAGAGGAACCAGTTGTGGAAGACAAAAACGAAACAGTGACAATTGCAGAAAGTACACCAGTGGTGCGTAAAAAGCGTGGACGCAAACCAAAATCATCGCTTCCTAATGACACCGAAGATGTGGTTTGTAACGGTGTTGCGGAAGCTGAGAAAACAATTGATATTACGCAGGAAAGCTGCCAGCAAGACTTGAACGAGACGCTATCTCAGACAAGTCTTAATATAACTGAAGCTGCGAATGCGACAACTGAGTTTGAGACACCTTTAAAAGTGCCAAAAAAACGTGGACGCAAGCCGAAAGCTCTACTGGCCACACCTCACATACCAGCGGACAGCGAATCGCCAAAACCAACTGAAAAATCGCAAGGCCGACGAGGAGAAGTGGTGGATCTTGAGACGCGCGGCACATTTAATGAACGCCTCCTGCTGATAACCAATCGCTCGCAGCTGGAGACAGACGAAGTGCTCACAGCAGAGTCCAAAGCAAAGAAGTCGAAAGCAAGTTGGATTAATTGTGGACTCTGCTTGCAAAAAATGGAACGCGATGCCTGGGCGAATCATTTGGCCACACATTACGGTGTTGGTTGGATAGTGGGCGAAATGACACCAATT AATGTTACAATCCGCAACGAAGTCTTGAAAGCCATGACCGCTTTCTTGAAAGTAAACGCTGGCAAATATCCGCTGACCTGTCGCATGTGCCAGCGCACCTATCGCTCAGCTTTGGGCACCCTGTTGCACATTGAAGTTTGCGGTGCAACGGACGCGCGCGTACCCTGTGATTACTGCAAAAAAGAATACTCGAAGTTGAGTGTTGTTAGTCATATGCGTTTGTGCAGCAAGCGCGTGGAGGTTGAAGAACCTGCCGAAACTGCGACGGAGGCTAAAGAGGACGCAGATGTTAGCAAGAAAGCTGTTTTGAACAATGTGGGACGACTGAAGCGGGCTTCAGTGCAAAA gGCGGAGAAAATGCTGAAAGCTTTCGGTAGTGACTCGCAAAGTACGGGAATATTTTCGACCAAAGATGCCAAGAAT CATGTTGAGTTCGTTGCCCCCGTGGAGCTGGAGAAATTGTTGGAAAAATGTGCGAAAGACTTAGAAACGACTGGATCGGCTAAATGTCCCGCACAGGGTTGTAAATTCACAGCCAAGGAGCTAAGCGCTATTAAAGCACACCTCGCAAGCTGTGAGTTAAAGGACACCATTACCAAAGGTGTTTATAACTGTAAGATTTGTGCGAAATCGTCAAAAACCTATCGTATCGCCAAATATGTGATAAAACACATTTTGCAACAGCATAAGAGCACAGTGGTCGATGAAGAGTTCGAAGCCGATGGCTCGGATTGCGGCATTAAAACCGATGATGAATCGAGcggcgatgatgatgatgtgtcTTCAGGCGTAGATTCGAATGAGGAgagtaataataatgataatgagAGTGATAATTCCTCGGAAGCGGGAGAAACGCGCAAAAatgtgaagaagaagaagactgtGAAGAAGAGGGCAACAACAAGTGCGGTGTTGTCAAACGCCATAACGGCAGATAGAC tgCATCCACCGCGTGAATCGGATTATAGTGGCACCGCGCAACTGCTGTGGAAAGAATT ttcttCAGAGAATTATAGCGCGGTACCGTTATTTACCGATGTCGACGTGAAGTACAAGATTTGCGCACGCAGTGACTATGAGAGCTATATACCAGATATGGAAAGCTCCATGAAGTTCCATTATAAGTCCGACTTAAAGCTGAGCAAAGGCGCAACGAAAGTGTGTTTTGGCAAAGCAGCGGAACTGAATTGGTCGCAATTGCAGCTGCTTGAGACGATGTCCGTGAAGA ATGAACAATTCACGTTTCTCGGTGAAGCCATAAACACCGTAACCTGGGTGCCCTTACCTGCGGATATCAAAGAGCAATATCTGCTCATAAGCACACGTCGCGCATATACACGCTTCAAGTGCCCGAAAGTAGACAACACCTTACTTTGGCTGTACAAAGTCACATCGGCAGAGCAGTCGAAATCATTCGACCTCCAACTACAATATGCCATCAATATACCGGATGGTCCCGTACACTGTTTGACTTTTCTGCCCAGTGGGGGTTATGATGCGCAGGCAAATCGTCTGGGTTTGGTGGCTGTGGGCACAGCAAAAAATACCATTGCAGTGTATGCGTTGCCTTTGTGTGTGGAAAATGAAATGTTAGATGAAGAAACTCCAGAGAATTCTACGCCTAAGTTCACAACGCTGCAATTGGAGCCAGCTTGGCGTTTGGCGTTAGATCTCTCCAAAAAAGACTTGAGCCAACATCCGTTTGTTGACACACAATGCACTGCGCTGTGTTGGTCTGAG tTTTCTGGCCATCTGCATATATTTGCGGGCTTCTCCAACGGCTGTGTCGCCTATTGGGATGTGAGCAATGATAGAAATCTAAATCGTTTGCTGATCGATGGCGTGCCACATTATGTACCGTTGAATTTCTTCTACACACGTGAGAAGAATGTGCGCGCCATGGCCTTGCATTATGACACCTCCGGTGTGCGTGTGATTGCAGTGATTGTTGCCCGACGCCTGCTGATTATGTACGATCTCTATCAGTTCACACAACCATTTGTTATGAAGGAGGAAATCACCAAAAACGAGGCGACAGACTTGGAATGGTCGCCCATTTGGCAGTCACTAGCGATCTCAATGGCCGATTCATTGCCCAACA ATGGCCGCTGCATATATGCTGTAAACCCGACGAATATCGTCTTCAAGAATGAGACAATCGACAAAATGAACGCTGGCGTCAATAAGATACATTATAACCCCGTGCAGCATGTGCTCGCCAATGCCACCGACAATGGTGATGTGGTGTTGCTGGATATACGCGAGATGCACCTGAAAGATATTATGCGCGATTCGATGCGCAGTTCGCAAGCCGTTGCCATAATGGATATGAAATGCCTGAATGGCATGGATATACCGAAATTCGAGGCGAAGTCTGCAACGGCGGATTGGAGCTACAACGAGGAGGATTGCAATGAGAAATATGGACTCGTATTCGGTCCGGTGACAAGG aTTGATAAAACCCTCAAAGCGCAATATCTTAGCGAACAGCGTCGTGTGCCTGTACATTTGACGCCTTGCACGCGCATAAACACCATACATTGCAATATCAATAATCACGGCAAGCACTTGGTGGCCGCTGGCTATGAGAATGGTTTTCTGCGCGTATTCTACATCGATCGCAAGTCGTTTTTCTATTAA